A window from Cydia strobilella chromosome 9, ilCydStro3.1, whole genome shotgun sequence encodes these proteins:
- the LOC134744363 gene encoding uncharacterized protein LOC134744363: MAVCDKWVALKIVEFIFCVACLVYKRVSQDDEVRLSLLLQKYSREWSLLTSVTWDSVGGAFADAVYGGYVIITFGLLIARIFQEIPRGRRILEGFFLGFGMLFFLVLGGLELASLDEVPHKLYVNGAVLGSLSLIVAALFLIDLLAPRVYTAAHHSQTDPVSSPKSDKKVTILSQPKNNAVSQTNGNGVISNGKQNGHITTDTPKDKNRPKDLDLTQTKIDKTDSPSLFDSPSPGYTKFDDNIEPHLEQSKFGSLRSGLEAGNYVRLSDPMTEHDKLHYERELAKFNERYFKDYLDNFAGTLQCKAGYLPELQSPKFAKVQTGRLRSLYDEVSPNYEKARQKSPTRAKTVPSPTMQQLEDYLKGSNKSSRRSETPALFPMEPIEERDREGVDLTDRASGTPTDPGYVQYTAGKWPDKREIRTPRHSPK, translated from the exons atATTTTGCGTGGCGTGCCTCGTTTACAAGCGCGTGTCACAAGACGACGAGGTGCGGCTGTCCCTATTGCTTCAGAAGTATTCCAGGGAATGGTCGCTACTCACCTCCGTGACTTGGGACTCGGTTGGCGGTGCCTTCGCCGACGCCGTTTATGGAG ggtacGTGATTATTACCTTCGGGTTGCTGATAGCGCGAATCTTTCAAGAGATCCCGAGAGGCAGGCGGATACTGGAGGGCTTCTTCCTTGGATTTGGAATGCTGTTCTTCCTCGTTTTAG GTGGTCTAGAGCTCGCATCTCTAGACGAAGTCCCCCACAAGCTGTACGTGAACGGCGCCGTGCTGGGCAGCCTGTCCCTCATCGTCGCCGCCCTCTTCCTCATCGACCTCCTGGCTCCGAGGGTCTACACCGCCGCCCACCACTCGCAGACCGACCCCGTCTCCTCGCCCAAGTCTGACAAGAAGGTAACCATACTCTCACAGCCGAAGAACAATGCTGTATCACAGACAAATGGTAACGGGGTAATAAGTAATGGCAAACAGAATGGCCACATTACTACAGACACACCGAAGGATAAGAATAGACCGAAGGATCTAGATTTGACGCAAACCAAAATAGATAAAACTGACAGTCCTAGCTTGTTTGACTCCCCCAGCCCCGGCTACACGAAGTTCGATGATAACATAGAGCCGCATTTAGAACAGTCGAAATTCGGATCGCTTCGCAGCGGTCTCGAGGCAGGGAACTATGTCCGCCTATCGGACCCCATGACCGAGCATGACAAACTCCACTACGAGCGCGAGCTCGCCAAATTCAACGAAAGATACTTTAAAGATTACCTGGACAATTTCGCTGGAACGTTACAATGTAAAGCGGGCTATCTTCCGGAGTTGCAATCGCCTAAATTCGCTAAAGTTCAAACTGGACGATTAAGGAGCTTGTACGATGAAGTGTCGCCGAATTACGAAAAGGCTCGGCAGAAGTCTCCGACCAGAGCGAAGACCGTGCCGAGCCCCACCATGCAGCAGTTAGAAGACTACTTGAAAGGATCCAACAAGTCGTCGAGAAGGTCGGAGACTCCCGCCTTGTTCCCCATGGAGCCCATAGAAGAGAGAGACAGGGAGGGTGTAGACCTGACGGACCGTGCGTCGGGGACGCCCACAGATCCTGGCTACGTGCAGTACACGGCCGGCAAGTGGCCGGACAAGCGGGAGATTCGCACGCCCCGACACAGCCCCAAGTAA